One Paenibacillus riograndensis SBR5 DNA segment encodes these proteins:
- a CDS encoding ABC transporter permease yields MRNKNGFANLYLVLVFAVLYAPILYLMYYSFNSGGTMHKFESFTLDYYREVLGDTRLMIIVINTLVIALLSSAIATLIAIIGALAIQRVRSRRAKNTLLSLNNVLIVSPDVIIGASFLILFTIVGIKLGFTSVLLSHVAFSVPIAVLMILPHLQEMSPTLTDAARDLGASRRDVLTKVVLPIIKPGIFSGFFMALTYSLDDFAVTFFVTGNGYSTLSVEIYSRARQGVSLSINALSTLIFLFTILLVIGYYFLNRRKNRPAGPLSEPAAEMGVPR; encoded by the coding sequence GTGAGGAACAAAAACGGATTTGCCAACCTGTATCTGGTGCTGGTCTTCGCCGTGCTGTATGCGCCGATTCTGTATCTGATGTACTACTCGTTCAACAGCGGGGGCACGATGCACAAGTTCGAAAGCTTCACGCTGGATTATTACCGCGAGGTGCTTGGGGATACAAGACTGATGATTATTGTCATCAATACGCTGGTGATTGCGTTGCTGTCTTCAGCGATTGCCACGCTGATTGCAATCATCGGCGCGCTGGCGATTCAGCGTGTCCGCAGCCGCCGGGCCAAAAACACGCTGCTCTCGCTGAACAACGTGCTGATCGTCAGCCCGGATGTGATCATCGGGGCCTCGTTCCTCATCCTGTTCACGATTGTTGGCATTAAGCTGGGCTTCACCTCTGTACTGCTCTCGCATGTGGCGTTCAGCGTGCCGATTGCCGTGCTGATGATCCTGCCGCATCTGCAGGAGATGAGCCCAACGCTGACCGATGCGGCCCGCGATCTGGGAGCCAGCCGCCGTGATGTGCTGACAAAGGTTGTTTTGCCGATTATTAAACCGGGGATTTTCAGCGGTTTTTTCATGGCTCTGACCTATTCGCTGGATGACTTTGCGGTAACCTTCTTCGTTACGGGCAACGGATATTCCACGCTGTCGGTAGAAATCTACTCCCGGGCACGGCAAGGCGTGTCGTTGTCGATCAACGCGCTGTCGACGCTGATCTTCCTCTTCACCATCCTGCTGGTCATCGGATATTACTTCCTGAACCGGCGCAAGAACCGTCCGGCGGGTCCGCTTTCCGAGCCTGCCGCCGAAATGGGGGTGCCTAGATGA
- a CDS encoding ABC transporter permease: MKNKGKAYFLIPYYLWIALFVIAPVLLVVYYSLFDLDGHLTLDNYVNFFTPVYMKMMLNSFWYAFLITLFSLLVAYPAAYLLTRTKHKQLWLLLIILPTWINLLLKTYAFIGIFGTFGPVNHFFGLLGLGEQQILFTGFSFVFVSVYIFIPFMILPIFSALEELNLSLVDAARDLGASGWTTFRRVIFPLTISGVRSGCMAVFIPALSLFMITRLIAGNRVITLGTAIEQHFLVTQDWGMGSTVAVFLIVIMALFMLMTGSSRRGVRQ; this comes from the coding sequence ATGAAGAATAAGGGCAAAGCGTATTTTCTCATCCCTTACTACTTGTGGATTGCGTTGTTTGTCATAGCTCCGGTGCTGCTGGTGGTCTATTATTCCCTGTTTGATCTGGACGGACATCTCACTCTGGACAATTATGTGAATTTCTTTACGCCGGTATATATGAAAATGATGCTTAACTCCTTCTGGTATGCGTTCCTGATCACGCTGTTTTCGCTTCTGGTAGCCTATCCCGCAGCCTATCTGCTGACCCGGACGAAGCATAAGCAGCTGTGGCTGCTGCTGATCATTCTGCCGACATGGATCAATCTGCTGCTGAAGACATATGCATTCATCGGTATTTTCGGAACTTTTGGGCCAGTCAATCATTTTTTCGGCCTGCTTGGCCTCGGGGAACAACAGATTCTGTTTACAGGCTTCAGTTTTGTGTTTGTGTCGGTGTATATTTTTATCCCGTTTATGATTCTGCCGATCTTCAGCGCCCTGGAGGAACTGAATTTGTCGCTGGTGGATGCCGCGCGCGATCTGGGCGCTTCCGGGTGGACGACGTTCCGGCGGGTGATCTTTCCGCTGACAATCTCCGGGGTGCGCTCCGGCTGCATGGCGGTGTTCATCCCGGCCTTGTCGCTGTTCATGATTACGCGCCTCATCGCAGGCAACCGGGTTATTACACTGGGCACTGCGATTGAGCAGCATTTTCTGGTTACGCAGGACTGGGGAATGGGCTCTACGGTGGCCGTCTTCCTGATCGTCATTATGGCGCTGTTCATGCTGATGACGGGCAGCTCGCGGAGAGGGGTGCGCCAGTGA
- a CDS encoding ABC transporter ATP-binding protein — protein MSAIATPEGTIISFDQVIKQYDDEEPVLKGVSFEIERGKFYTLLGPSGCGKTTILRLIAGFAEPTKGSIYLNGQIINHIPANERQVNTVFQDYALFPHLNVFENVAFGLRIKKLKKDVITHKVQEALRFVNLVGYEQRAINEMSGGQRQRVAIARAIVNEPQVLLLDEPLSALDLKLRTEMQYILREMQQRLGITFIFVTHDQEEALAMSDWIFVMNGGRIEQSGTPNDIYDEPINRFVADFIGESNIVPGVMIEDYLVEFNGHRFECVDAGLRRNEAVEIVIRPEDLEIAALEQGKLRVRVDSQLFRGVHYEISCYDESGHEWLVHSTRKAEVGSEIGLYFDPEAIHVMRFGETEEEFDKRLEAYGEVESHEE, from the coding sequence TTGTCAGCTATAGCTACCCCGGAAGGCACTATTATTTCCTTTGACCAGGTGATCAAACAATACGACGACGAAGAGCCTGTATTAAAAGGCGTCAGCTTCGAGATCGAACGCGGTAAATTCTATACCTTGCTGGGCCCTTCGGGCTGCGGCAAGACGACTATTCTGCGGCTGATTGCCGGTTTCGCCGAGCCGACTAAAGGCTCTATTTATCTCAACGGCCAAATCATCAACCACATTCCCGCCAACGAGCGGCAGGTCAATACGGTATTTCAGGACTATGCGCTGTTTCCGCACCTGAACGTATTTGAGAATGTGGCTTTCGGACTGCGCATCAAGAAGCTTAAGAAGGATGTGATCACGCACAAGGTGCAGGAAGCGCTGCGCTTCGTGAACCTGGTAGGCTACGAGCAGCGTGCTATCAATGAAATGTCCGGCGGACAAAGACAGCGTGTGGCGATTGCCCGCGCCATCGTGAATGAGCCGCAGGTGCTGCTGCTGGATGAGCCGCTGTCGGCGCTGGACTTGAAGCTGCGTACAGAGATGCAGTATATTCTGCGGGAAATGCAGCAGCGTCTGGGCATTACCTTTATTTTTGTGACCCATGACCAGGAAGAAGCGCTGGCGATGTCGGACTGGATCTTTGTCATGAACGGCGGACGGATCGAGCAGAGCGGGACGCCCAATGATATTTATGATGAGCCGATCAACCGCTTCGTGGCCGATTTCATCGGGGAGTCGAATATTGTGCCGGGCGTCATGATCGAAGACTACCTGGTGGAGTTCAACGGCCACCGGTTCGAATGTGTCGATGCAGGACTAAGACGCAATGAAGCGGTGGAGATCGTTATCCGTCCCGAGGACCTGGAGATTGCGGCGCTTGAACAGGGCAAGCTGCGCGTGCGCGTGGATTCCCAGCTGTTCCGGGGCGTGCACTACGAGATCAGCTGCTACGACGAATCCGGCCATGAGTGGCTGGTTCATTCCACGCGCAAAGCGGAGGTCGGCAGCGAAATCGGCCTTTATTTTGATCCGGAAGCGATTCATGTTATGCGGTTCGGTGAAACGGAGGAAGAATTCGACAAACGTCTGGAAGCTTACGGCGAGGTGGAGAGCCATGAAGAATAA
- a CDS encoding FUSC family protein: MNEGLQDRLEKFGLSLYMIRVTLAASLSWLAVHTLYGDSYLYFAPLAAILITQGSVKASLEKGVYRMTGIVLGGIVSLVVGRFFDVGAFSILLMLLIGIGVATACRINIQAISQVGVTSVLALTFYNDHYIEWRVAETLIGVVIALIINMIIVPPKGFVKVKGLALEGGLLLADALSGQTGGGREAIQAGDALTRSASLLAKSELQQKELHYTLTHYHCRNELRGLTQTTAHLKKIHSYVKEIRAEIALLPAHYAAADWMAEVVTATADCIALYGTKTLSDAECQRSLPESLRRARDLQLAWFSELQGQCSLTSIRDLGAVFSHLNRVLEEIEQADYVVMSAAPQKAKAGAAHAVRFIQKGLSHKL; the protein is encoded by the coding sequence ATGAACGAAGGATTACAGGACCGTCTGGAGAAATTCGGACTGTCTTTATATATGATACGTGTTACTCTGGCAGCTTCACTCTCCTGGCTGGCAGTACATACGCTGTATGGGGACAGCTATTTATACTTCGCCCCGCTGGCGGCGATTCTGATTACACAGGGGAGCGTCAAGGCCTCTCTGGAAAAAGGGGTTTACCGCATGACCGGCATTGTGCTCGGCGGCATTGTCAGCCTGGTTGTGGGGCGGTTCTTCGATGTAGGAGCCTTTTCCATTCTGCTGATGCTTCTGATCGGCATCGGAGTCGCCACAGCCTGCCGGATCAATATCCAGGCCATCTCCCAGGTCGGTGTAACCTCTGTTCTGGCACTCACCTTCTATAATGATCATTATATTGAGTGGCGGGTCGCTGAAACGCTTATCGGTGTAGTCATTGCTCTAATCATCAATATGATTATCGTTCCGCCCAAGGGGTTCGTCAAGGTTAAAGGCTTGGCTCTGGAAGGCGGACTGCTGCTGGCGGATGCCCTAAGCGGTCAGACCGGCGGCGGACGGGAAGCCATCCAGGCGGGAGACGCCCTGACACGCTCCGCTTCACTGCTGGCGAAGAGCGAGCTGCAGCAGAAGGAGCTGCATTATACCTTAACCCATTACCATTGCCGCAATGAGCTGCGCGGACTGACACAGACAACGGCCCATCTCAAAAAAATCCACTCGTATGTAAAAGAGATCCGTGCGGAAATCGCACTGCTGCCCGCACATTATGCCGCAGCCGACTGGATGGCGGAGGTGGTCACAGCCACCGCAGACTGTATCGCCCTTTACGGGACGAAGACATTGTCGGATGCCGAATGCCAGCGTTCGCTTCCCGAATCGCTGCGCCGGGCGCGCGATCTTCAACTGGCCTGGTTCTCCGAGCTGCAGGGGCAATGCTCCCTCACCTCCATCCGCGATCTCGGCGCGGTGTTCTCCCACCTGAACCGGGTGCTGGAAGAAATCGAGCAGGCCGACTATGTAGTGATGTCAGCCGCACCGCAAAAGGCTAAAGCCGGAGCCGCACACGCTGTACGCTTCATACAAAAGGGACTCTCCCACAAGCTTTAA
- a CDS encoding flagellar assembly protein A, translated as MPQHTIERSRYEFIASMLLGKTDLLNLYSVDPQTFGGTDEAKNGVIIIQNNEIFITPPLSGGKPAVISAIHPVVLKINGQVITGPTPITSADDLTWEICEKPQYQITVSDDKLKVYFTLYRAERYAWNLVNNPASAFVTVRAEMNREMLLSTLSIEQIMAGFDKSPIVSSLNIPALYEELNNPTYLPVCIAEGKAPVPGTNASLELLLQQKIENQFKSLDDSAQETGCPEFFMVQEGEVFAKKLPPAEGLPGFDVYGGVLPPPPPQDLTLFSSPCAALLPGGEIKACRKGRPRITGSGTFVKTIDFPQTFLVPPSDSEAGGTLMFPGDVIAAHDLSRNTVIEALGNVYIFGDVRNSRIAATGSIFISGKVADSELYAGGYGAAHNRLCSFTELVAKEVAGLREAARHLAETVESTVQTVKYGLVIMLLLESKYAHLPRMIRDMQELLSGMSTDYPQDTKILKHLMEFFLNPGRFTDQITDAGIGSFLSLLKNLAQSICQMQEERVRIDIAGSHDSIIKSGGDVHIHGDGVSRSKLHSAGDIYFAKNSSMSSDSTMEAAGTIHARSVGGESIGKSLLVAGRQIIAHTISNASVTIGGYSLEITDPIENIAFTAKSLQQKFRGTASSSSE; from the coding sequence ATGCCGCAGCATACCATCGAACGTTCACGGTACGAGTTCATTGCTTCCATGCTTCTTGGGAAGACCGATCTCTTGAATCTTTACTCTGTGGATCCTCAGACGTTTGGCGGAACAGACGAAGCTAAGAATGGTGTCATCATTATCCAGAATAACGAAATCTTCATCACACCGCCTCTGTCCGGCGGCAAACCGGCTGTAATCTCCGCGATCCATCCTGTGGTGTTGAAGATTAACGGTCAAGTCATCACGGGTCCGACTCCAATTACCTCTGCAGATGACCTTACCTGGGAGATTTGCGAGAAACCGCAATACCAGATTACAGTATCCGATGATAAGCTCAAAGTATACTTTACCCTTTACCGCGCTGAAAGGTATGCCTGGAATCTCGTCAACAATCCGGCTTCAGCCTTTGTTACTGTCCGCGCGGAGATGAACCGGGAAATGCTGTTATCCACCCTCTCCATCGAACAGATTATGGCCGGATTTGATAAGAGCCCTATAGTCAGCAGTCTCAATATCCCTGCGCTTTACGAGGAGCTGAATAATCCTACCTACCTTCCCGTGTGTATTGCTGAAGGCAAGGCTCCTGTGCCAGGGACAAATGCGAGTCTGGAACTGCTGCTTCAGCAGAAAATAGAGAATCAATTCAAGTCGCTGGACGATTCCGCCCAGGAAACAGGCTGCCCGGAATTCTTCATGGTGCAGGAAGGCGAAGTGTTTGCGAAGAAGCTGCCCCCGGCAGAAGGCCTTCCCGGCTTTGATGTATATGGCGGTGTACTTCCGCCGCCGCCGCCGCAGGACCTCACCCTGTTCTCCTCCCCCTGCGCAGCGCTGCTTCCGGGCGGGGAGATCAAGGCCTGCCGCAAAGGCAGACCACGCATAACCGGAAGCGGAACCTTTGTAAAAACAATTGATTTCCCCCAAACGTTCCTCGTTCCGCCTAGTGACAGTGAAGCCGGAGGTACCCTGATGTTCCCCGGGGATGTTATCGCTGCTCATGATTTAAGCAGGAACACGGTTATTGAGGCTTTAGGCAATGTTTATATTTTTGGTGATGTGCGCAATTCCCGGATCGCTGCTACAGGCAGCATATTTATCAGCGGCAAGGTTGCAGACAGTGAGCTGTACGCCGGGGGATATGGGGCCGCACATAACCGCCTGTGCAGCTTCACCGAACTGGTGGCGAAGGAAGTAGCGGGACTGAGGGAAGCCGCCAGACACCTGGCCGAGACGGTCGAGTCAACGGTGCAGACAGTGAAATACGGGCTGGTCATCATGCTGCTGCTGGAGAGTAAATATGCTCATCTTCCCCGTATGATCCGTGATATGCAGGAACTGTTATCAGGCATGAGTACTGATTATCCTCAGGATACCAAAATCCTGAAGCATCTGATGGAGTTTTTTTTGAATCCCGGGCGGTTTACCGACCAGATTACCGATGCGGGTATAGGCTCTTTTCTGAGCCTGTTGAAGAACCTGGCCCAGAGCATCTGCCAGATGCAGGAGGAACGGGTCCGGATCGATATTGCCGGGTCACATGACAGTATTATCAAATCCGGCGGGGATGTCCATATTCATGGAGATGGAGTTTCCCGGAGCAAACTGCATTCGGCTGGCGATATTTATTTTGCGAAGAATAGCTCCATGTCTTCTGATTCCACCATGGAAGCAGCCGGAACGATTCATGCACGCAGCGTCGGCGGGGAATCCATTGGCAAATCGCTGCTCGTTGCAGGCCGGCAAATCATTGCACATACCATCAGTAATGCTTCTGTGACAATAGGCGGGTATTCCCTGGAAATTACTGACCCGATTGAAAATATCGCATTTACGGCCAAAAGCCTGCAACAGAAATTCAGGGGAACGGCATCCTCTTCAAGCGAATAA
- a CDS encoding flavin reductase family protein, with protein sequence MYIAASAQSAHDNYKLLIGSIIPRPIAFVTSINEQGVVNAAPFSFFNIVNDEPPMIMFSCLRKATGEMKHTASNILGNGEFVVHIVDEDNVAAINHTSINAPEGVSELELAGLTPVPGQMVRVPRIEECRIAMECRLTRHVELGHCDMIIGEVLCFHVEDELIHNGRIDAAKLKPVSRLAGASYAAVGRTFDMERPQYES encoded by the coding sequence ATGTATATCGCGGCTTCAGCACAATCGGCGCATGACAATTACAAGCTTTTGATCGGAAGCATTATCCCCCGGCCGATTGCTTTTGTAACCTCAATCAATGAACAAGGCGTGGTGAATGCCGCACCGTTCAGTTTTTTTAATATTGTGAATGATGAACCGCCGATGATTATGTTCTCCTGTCTACGCAAGGCAACCGGAGAGATGAAGCACACTGCAAGCAACATTTTGGGCAATGGGGAGTTTGTGGTGCATATCGTGGACGAGGATAATGTGGCTGCGATTAACCACACCTCAATCAACGCCCCGGAAGGCGTCAGCGAGCTGGAATTGGCTGGACTGACGCCGGTGCCCGGGCAAATGGTCCGGGTTCCGCGTATAGAGGAATGCAGGATTGCCATGGAATGCCGGCTTACGCGTCATGTCGAGCTGGGACACTGCGATATGATCATCGGAGAAGTGCTGTGTTTCCATGTAGAGGATGAGCTGATCCATAACGGACGTATTGATGCGGCCAAGCTGAAGCCGGTAAGCCGTCTCGCGGGAGCTTCGTATGCGGCGGTTGGCCGGACGTTCGATATGGAAAGACCGCAATATGAGTCTTAA
- a CDS encoding DMT family transporter, translated as MQQQRKTIALLIFLVIVWGINWPLSKIALHYAPPLLFAGIRTVIAGVILIAAALPKLKELQFRRLWPVYLVSAFLSIVFYYGFQTIGLQYVPSGLFSAIVFLQPVLLGIFAWLWLGESMYGLKLAGLVLGFLGVASLSIGGFTGSISVPGIVLALASALSWAFATVYTKRNAARVDMLWMTAMQIMIGGLVLLAAGSATESWSDITWNAAFIVNTLFISVFVIALGWMVYFSLIKEGEAGKVGSFTFLIPLISIGSSVVLLHERITLNLVVGLLLIVGSIVLVNFKKAVRRPTH; from the coding sequence ATGCAGCAGCAGAGAAAAACCATAGCCTTGCTTATCTTTCTGGTCATCGTCTGGGGCATTAATTGGCCTCTTTCCAAAATCGCTTTACATTACGCTCCGCCGCTGTTGTTTGCTGGGATACGCACCGTGATCGCCGGTGTAATTCTGATCGCAGCAGCCTTGCCGAAACTGAAGGAGCTTCAGTTCAGGCGGCTGTGGCCGGTGTATCTGGTGTCGGCTTTTCTTAGTATCGTCTTCTATTATGGCTTCCAGACCATTGGCCTGCAGTATGTGCCTTCCGGCCTGTTCTCCGCCATTGTCTTTCTGCAGCCGGTGCTGCTTGGCATTTTCGCCTGGCTCTGGCTGGGTGAGAGCATGTATGGGCTGAAGCTGGCCGGTCTCGTGCTCGGATTTCTCGGTGTAGCCTCACTCAGCATCGGCGGCTTTACCGGGAGCATCTCTGTTCCGGGCATTGTGCTTGCTCTGGCCAGTGCGCTCAGCTGGGCTTTTGCCACCGTCTATACGAAACGCAATGCGGCGCGGGTGGATATGCTGTGGATGACCGCCATGCAGATCATGATCGGGGGCCTTGTTCTGCTGGCAGCCGGTTCGGCGACCGAGAGCTGGTCGGATATAACCTGGAATGCGGCTTTTATCGTGAACACGCTGTTTATTTCGGTGTTCGTGATTGCCCTGGGCTGGATGGTGTATTTCAGTCTCATCAAGGAAGGGGAGGCCGGCAAGGTTGGTTCCTTCACCTTTCTGATTCCGCTGATCTCTATCGGCTCAAGTGTGGTGCTGCTGCATGAGCGGATCACGCTTAATCTGGTGGTCGGCCTGCTGCTTATTGTGGGCAGCATCGTTTTGGTTAATTTCAAAAAAGCCGTTAGGCGTCCTACACATTAG
- a CDS encoding LysR family transcriptional regulator, producing the protein MNNTQIRLFVSIAESGSFTKAGQDMNMTQPAVSRAISALEAELAVKLLLRDRRSGLMLTDIGKRILVIFREILIGYDKVEQEISAEKGLEKGLIRIGAFPVASAHLVPKIIRSIASSYPEIEIRLYEGTVAEVKEWLEARIIDVGLIIPPDGDFDFVPLFREKLYAVLQDDHPLRHKAVICVKDLEDEPMLICRSGYEPPVVDLFQRGGSKLNVKYEVSSYLTALNMVKEGLAVGVMSQLSLLSLPPGVIIRELAPDAYRDIHLAVNSLAEASIAVRLFIDTALRLTAGPDTAVPPVIQAGQM; encoded by the coding sequence ATGAACAACACTCAGATCCGTTTGTTTGTCAGCATTGCCGAGAGCGGCAGCTTCACGAAAGCCGGACAGGATATGAATATGACCCAGCCTGCGGTCAGCCGGGCCATCTCCGCGCTGGAGGCGGAGCTTGCGGTGAAGCTGCTGCTGCGCGACCGGCGCAGCGGGCTGATGCTCACTGATATCGGCAAGCGTATCCTTGTTATTTTCCGGGAGATCCTGATCGGGTATGACAAAGTGGAGCAGGAAATTTCCGCCGAAAAGGGGCTGGAGAAGGGACTGATCCGCATCGGGGCGTTTCCGGTGGCTTCGGCGCATCTCGTCCCCAAGATTATCCGCTCCATCGCCTCAAGCTACCCAGAGATTGAGATCAGGCTGTACGAAGGGACTGTCGCCGAGGTGAAAGAATGGCTGGAAGCGCGGATCATTGACGTGGGGCTGATCATTCCTCCGGATGGAGACTTCGACTTCGTTCCGCTCTTCCGGGAAAAGCTGTATGCCGTGCTGCAGGACGACCACCCGCTCCGGCACAAGGCTGTCATTTGCGTGAAGGACCTGGAAGATGAGCCGATGCTGATCTGCAGATCCGGTTATGAACCGCCGGTAGTCGATTTATTTCAGAGAGGCGGCAGCAAGCTGAATGTGAAATATGAGGTCAGCAGCTATCTGACCGCCCTCAATATGGTCAAGGAAGGGCTGGCTGTGGGCGTAATGTCCCAGCTCTCGCTGCTGTCGCTTCCTCCCGGCGTGATCATCCGGGAGCTGGCTCCTGATGCCTACCGTGATATTCATCTGGCGGTGAACTCGCTTGCCGAGGCGTCGATTGCTGTCAGGCTGTTCATCGATACGGCCCTGCGGCTGACCGCCGGTCCGGATACCGCTGTACCGCCCGTAATTCAAGCCGGGCAAATGTAG
- a CDS encoding aldo/keto reductase, with protein MKYNRLGSSGLQVSALGLGTNAFGKRADQQTSIDIVHAALGQGINFIDTANIYAGSESERIIGLALEGRRQEAVLATKAGLPVHGGPGGSGSSRHHLLQELEGSLRRLKTDYVDLYQIHTFDPYTPLEETLRTLDDMVSAGKVRYIGASNYAAWELMKALGISELRNLVKYVSIQCSYSLADRTPETQLLPLCLDQGIGIIPYFPLAGGILTGKYGGSDAPPAGSRAQTDPNFSRFLSKDRIALGDAVGGIAAELAASPTALSLAWLMHQPAVSTVIVGATKPAQLQESIQSAALALDTGILHRLDEASRAFRHGEPFAYYRLP; from the coding sequence GTGAAATATAATCGTTTGGGCAGCAGCGGGCTGCAGGTGTCTGCGCTGGGCCTGGGAACCAACGCGTTCGGAAAGAGGGCCGATCAGCAGACCTCGATTGATATTGTCCATGCCGCGCTCGGCCAGGGAATCAACTTTATAGATACTGCCAATATCTACGCCGGCTCCGAGTCCGAGCGGATTATCGGGCTGGCACTTGAAGGCAGGCGGCAGGAAGCCGTTCTGGCTACCAAGGCAGGCCTGCCGGTGCACGGAGGGCCCGGAGGCAGCGGTTCATCCCGCCATCATCTGCTGCAGGAGCTGGAAGGGAGCCTGCGCCGCCTGAAGACAGATTATGTGGATCTTTATCAGATCCATACTTTTGATCCCTACACACCACTGGAAGAAACCCTGCGCACATTGGATGATATGGTATCCGCAGGCAAGGTCCGCTATATCGGCGCTTCCAATTATGCAGCCTGGGAGCTGATGAAGGCGCTGGGAATCAGCGAATTGCGCAATCTGGTCAAGTATGTCTCCATCCAGTGCAGCTATTCCCTGGCTGACCGGACACCCGAGACCCAGCTGCTCCCGCTCTGCCTGGACCAGGGAATCGGCATCATTCCCTATTTCCCGCTGGCCGGAGGCATCCTCACAGGCAAATACGGAGGCAGCGATGCCCCGCCCGCCGGCTCCAGAGCGCAGACGGACCCGAACTTCAGCCGCTTCCTGAGCAAGGACCGGATCGCCCTTGGCGATGCGGTGGGAGGCATCGCCGCTGAGCTGGCGGCCTCCCCCACCGCGCTGTCGCTGGCCTGGCTGATGCACCAGCCGGCCGTCTCCACCGTCATTGTCGGCGCTACGAAGCCCGCGCAGCTGCAAGAAAGCATCCAGAGCGCTGCGCTCGCTCTGGATACCGGCATCCTGCACCGGCTGGACGAAGCCAGCCGGGCCTTCCGGCACGGCGAGCCGTTCGCCTACTACCGGCTGCCGTAG
- a CDS encoding sensor histidine kinase, whose translation MRFWQKTLVLMLVLFVVVLDVSVIMIMNKSWRLNMGREQQRAASDQALIANNIYENLNSIKSRGMRINDTILLDVARSYGEYYRERGISLELSNQGTPVYAGPSEPSARYISVSNELPAPYGYLQLTYRREIEALYAGQDELNRYFVYINCISIPVLAALMYVLIRKLTKPLKSLADSTKNIAEGNYSKRVQLQNRDEFGELAQHFNRMADAVERQVTDLSAMAEEKQRMVDNLAHELRTPLTSLQGFAQYLNAAHIGEEERMTASGYLWSETLRLKNLVFKLLDLSILSHQPVERSRIPVVELFESVRRMEQANLDAAGLELILEADIPAVWGDRELLESFLVNCLENSIHASTPGSEIRLAAYEQETAAVLEVTDYGRGMSAGHLERVFEPFYRVDHARSREHGGAGLGLALCRQIAEAHQAQLSLSSEEQKGTTIKLILQLHNNGLLT comes from the coding sequence ATGAGATTCTGGCAGAAAACGCTGGTGCTGATGCTCGTCTTGTTCGTTGTGGTGCTGGATGTGAGCGTCATTATGATTATGAACAAAAGCTGGCGGCTGAATATGGGAAGGGAACAGCAGCGGGCGGCAAGTGATCAGGCCCTGATTGCCAACAATATCTATGAAAATCTAAATTCCATAAAATCACGGGGGATGCGGATTAACGATACGATTCTGCTGGATGTTGCCCGTTCCTATGGGGAGTATTACCGGGAGCGGGGCATTTCACTGGAATTGTCAAATCAGGGTACTCCCGTCTATGCCGGGCCATCGGAGCCGTCCGCCCGCTACATCAGCGTATCGAATGAGCTGCCTGCGCCTTATGGGTATTTGCAGCTAACCTACCGGCGGGAAATTGAAGCGCTGTATGCCGGCCAGGATGAGTTGAACCGGTATTTTGTCTATATCAACTGCATTTCTATTCCTGTTCTCGCTGCACTCATGTATGTGCTGATCCGAAAGCTGACAAAGCCTCTGAAATCATTGGCGGACAGCACCAAAAATATTGCCGAAGGAAACTACAGCAAACGGGTGCAGCTTCAGAACAGGGATGAATTCGGGGAGCTGGCGCAGCATTTCAACCGTATGGCAGATGCTGTGGAAAGGCAGGTTACGGACCTCTCCGCCATGGCTGAGGAGAAGCAGCGGATGGTGGACAACCTGGCTCATGAACTGAGAACGCCGCTGACCAGTCTGCAGGGATTCGCCCAGTATTTGAATGCCGCCCATATCGGCGAAGAAGAGCGGATGACAGCGAGCGGTTATCTCTGGAGCGAGACGCTGCGCCTGAAGAATCTGGTCTTCAAGCTGCTGGATTTATCCATTCTCAGCCATCAGCCGGTAGAACGGAGCCGGATACCGGTTGTGGAACTGTTCGAATCCGTGCGCCGGATGGAACAGGCCAATCTGGATGCGGCGGGGCTTGAGCTGATTCTGGAAGCGGATATTCCTGCGGTATGGGGCGACCGGGAGCTGCTTGAGTCGTTCCTGGTTAATTGCCTGGAGAACTCGATTCATGCTTCAACCCCGGGTTCGGAGATCAGGTTGGCCGCGTATGAACAGGAGACTGCGGCTGTTCTGGAGGTAACAGACTACGGCAGAGGCATGAGCGCCGGACATCTGGAGCGGGTGTTCGAGCCGTTCTACCGGGTGGATCATGCCCGTTCAAGAGAACATGGCGGCGCAGGACTCGGTTTGGCCCTGTGCCGCCAGATTGCAGAGGCGCATCAGGCACAGTTGTCTCTAAGTTCAGAGGAGCAGAAGGGTACGACTATAAAGCTTATTTTACAACTCCATAACAACGGGCTTCTTACTTGA